Below is a window of Halomicrobium mukohataei DSM 12286 DNA.
AGATTGTTTGGTCCCCCACAGGCGTACTGGATCGTTATCGAGCGTTCGATCGGTGAACCGCTCAATGCGTTCTGCGGCGATACCGTCACGAACAGTCCGCTGGAAGTTCTCCTGTGCAGCGCTGTTTGCAATCGGGGCCCTAAACACACCCGGCCCGTCGTACGTCATGCTGTCTCCCAGTCAGTGAGTGCCAATATAAGTAGGGGGAACCGGCAGGGCGATAGTTCATCAGTCGGGAGGAATCGAACCCGTGGTATGGAACTCCAACGACACTCCACAGCGGACTGTCGCCACTGCGGAGAGCGCATCTGGTACGGGGTGAAAGCAGAAAGTACGTGTTGGAAAGTCTTCTGTCAGTGTCTCACAGGCTGTGGCCGTGAGTGGCGGGCAGATCGAATCAGTCGGTCGACAGTGGACTCCCTCGACGACGTGTATCGACAGGCCGAACGGCAGTGCGAGCGCGTTTTCGCAACAGACTGACGCTATTCGACCCACAACGGCAGTCTCCGAGAGACGATCGGCAACAGTAATCAGGCGTGCCCACTTCCGAAGCGGTTATACGCCCGCGGTTGACTCTGTGCACGTATGAGCACGTGGGCGGACTGGGACCACATCGTCAAGATCGACCCAGACAAGAGCCTGGTCGCGGGCGAGACCTTCGAGGACGTGGCCGCGACCGGAACGGACGCGATCGAGATCGGCGGCACGACCGGCATGACCGAAGAGAAGATGGCCCGCGTCGTCGAGGCGTGTGGCGCACACGACATCCCCGTCTACATCGAGCCGTCGAATCCCGCGTCGGTCGTCCACAGCAACCGTCACGACGGCTACCTCATCCCGGTCGTGATGAACGCCGGTGACGTGACCTGGATCACCGGCGCGCACAAGGAGTGGATCCGCATCGACGACGACATCGACTGGTCGCGGACGTTCACGGAGGCCTACATCGTGATGAACCCCGAGGCCTCCGTCGCCAGCTACACGCAGGCCAACTGCGATCTCGACGCCGACGAGGTCGCGGCCTACGCGGAGGCTGCAGAACACCTCCTGGGACAGGAGATCGTCTACGTCGAGTACTCGGGGATGCTGGGCGATCCCGAGAAGGTGGCCGCCGCGGACGAGATCCTCGACGACGCGACGCTGTTCTACGGCGGCGGCATCCACGACTACGACTCGGCCCGGCAGATGGCGACCCACGCCGACACGATCGTCGTCGGCGATCTGGTCCACGACGAGGGCGTCGACGCCGTCAGAGAGACCGTCGAGGGCGCGCGCGACGCGACGGCTGCCACGCCGCCGAGCGAGTAGCGCCGGGCCAAGACGCCGCCGGGGTGCGGTCGTCGCCGTTCCGTGTCGGGAGCCCGAAACCCAGAACGCTCAAGCCGCCGCGCTCGCGAGGACCGGTATGGAACCGACGGCCGACGAACTCGCGGGGGTCGTCGACCTGTTCGGCGCGCTCACTCGCGACGAACTGGTCGAGGCGCTCTCCGAGCTGGCGTTCAAGCGGGGCGAAGACGTGGACGATCCAGCGGGGGCGATCGACGACGCCGTCGCCGCCTATCACCTCGCGGTCGTCGAACGCGACGGCGAGAAACTGCTCGCGGCCGGTCCGGCGGCGTTTCCGGAACTGCCCGACGGCGCGACGGACCTGCCCCACATCATGGACGTGCCCGAGCGATCGATCGACAGGGAGCGACTCGCGGCGGCCGTCGAAGAGCGGTTCCGCGAGGAGAGCCTCGTCGCCGTCCGCTCGGACAACGAGGCGTTCGTAGAGCGCCTGCTCGACGTGAGCTACGAACTCGAAGTCTGGGGACCGATCGACGTGAGCGCGGCCCGCGAGCGTCTCGCCGACGCGGCCGGCGAGTGAGTCGCCCGCGCGTTTCCACCCAAATTAAGAGCGTCCCGGCCCCACACTGACGCATGGAGTTCGATCGGGTGGCCAGCCACGAGGCGATCGAGGTCGCGGCAGAGCCACGCGAGGCGGCCGTGATCGTCCCCGTCGTCACCGACGCGGGCGACGGCGACGACCACGCCGTGTTGTTCACCAAGCGGGCCGACCACCTCTCGGACCACCCCGGCCAGATGAGTTTCCCCGGCGGCGGCCGCGAGCCGGCGGACGACTCGCTGTTGCGGACCGCCCTCAGAGAGGCACAGGAGGAGGTCGGTCTCGACCCCCGTGCCGCCAACGTGATCGGGCGACTGGACGACATCCGCACCGTCTCGGAGTACTCCGTCCGACCGTTCGTCGCCAGGATTCCCGACCGTGAGTACCAGCCGAGCGATGAGGAAGTGGCCGAGGTCGTCGTCCTCGCCGTCGACGATCTCGTCGATCTGGACAACTACGAGTCCGAGCGCCGGGACCACCCACACTACGGCGACATCCGGCTACACTTCTTCCACGTCGACGGCTACACCGTCTGGGGAGCGACCGCCCGGATGCTCGTCCAGTTGCTCGAACTCGCGACCGACTGGACGATGCCGACCGAGCCGGACCGCGTGGCCGGCCCCGACGACGACTATCCGCCCAGCGTCCGCGATCAGGTGTAGTCGGGCGGT
It encodes the following:
- a CDS encoding phosphoglycerol geranylgeranyltransferase, which gives rise to MSTWADWDHIVKIDPDKSLVAGETFEDVAATGTDAIEIGGTTGMTEEKMARVVEACGAHDIPVYIEPSNPASVVHSNRHDGYLIPVVMNAGDVTWITGAHKEWIRIDDDIDWSRTFTEAYIVMNPEASVASYTQANCDLDADEVAAYAEAAEHLLGQEIVYVEYSGMLGDPEKVAAADEILDDATLFYGGGIHDYDSARQMATHADTIVVGDLVHDEGVDAVRETVEGARDATAATPPSE
- a CDS encoding DUF7109 family protein, encoding MEPTADELAGVVDLFGALTRDELVEALSELAFKRGEDVDDPAGAIDDAVAAYHLAVVERDGEKLLAAGPAAFPELPDGATDLPHIMDVPERSIDRERLAAAVEERFREESLVAVRSDNEAFVERLLDVSYELEVWGPIDVSAARERLADAAGE
- a CDS encoding NUDIX hydrolase, translated to MEFDRVASHEAIEVAAEPREAAVIVPVVTDAGDGDDHAVLFTKRADHLSDHPGQMSFPGGGREPADDSLLRTALREAQEEVGLDPRAANVIGRLDDIRTVSEYSVRPFVARIPDREYQPSDEEVAEVVVLAVDDLVDLDNYESERRDHPHYGDIRLHFFHVDGYTVWGATARMLVQLLELATDWTMPTEPDRVAGPDDDYPPSVRDQV